The Streptococcus oralis DNA window ATTGATATTTTATTCATCTTTTCCCGTATAAACATTATACCGTTTTTGGTTTTCCTGTCAAATATTAACGAATGATTACCTTCTCCATGCAAAAAGTCCTGTATCCCTCTTGACAACCAGAACGGTAGAGGGCATACAAAGACTTATTTTTTATGCAATTTTACGGACAATCCCTTTTGTTTTATGACTTGACCAGACTGAGCTGATAGACACCCCAGCACCAACTAAGGTAAACACAGCTAACATAGCTAGATTATAAAAATAGTTATCTGGAAAATGACCGCTAAAGATTAAATCATTCACCACTCGGAAAGCAAAGGCAAACTCAACCCCTAGTTTGGCAACGACTTCCATCGCCAAATCAATTTGATTCACTAGAAAGACAGTAATCACCATCCAAATAGAGGAAATCACAATCCCCTTTCGAGATACCTTTCTTCCAAGGATTTCATATCCTTTAATGGTACAAATCCCCAGAACAATACCCGCTACCATAGCTACATAACCTAGACGAGCGATAAATAGAGCAACTGCTCCACCAATCAAGGCTCCCAGCAAGGCACCAACTGCTCCAAGAATAACATTTTCCTTTTTATTTTGATAAGAATCCACCTCGATTTGAAGATTGCTCTTCAGCAATTGATAGCTTTCCTCGTTGATAAGGAAAATTGAATCACCTAATTGATAGAGACCAACGGGACCCTCCTGACCGCTATAGGCACACACTTGGACGAAATGATGGGTTTCAAGGAATGCAACGAGGTCTGTTATGAGCGTCTGTAACTTTTCAATTGTTTTTGATTTGCGCATGGCACCTTTTACGACAAAAGAAACAAGGTACTGATTGATAGACAAGGTCGACAAGTTTGGAAGAGATTCACTCTTAAACTCATCCCAAACCAATTCATTTTCTTCTGAATCCGCAGGATTACCATTCAAACTCACACTGACACAAAGTCGAAACTGATTTTTCACGTCAGTTTCTTGCAGGAAAAGTAAATAGCCTGACTGCGTGCCATAAATACTACGCGAATCTTCGTCAAATTGCAAGCCCAACTCCGAGGCAATAGCGTGTAACTCTTCTGGTTTCATTATCTGTCTCCTCTTATTTTGAATATCAATTAGTATGAGATTCAAATTAGTTATATTCCGTTATTCTAACATAAATTTGAGAAGCCGTCAATTCGTATCCAGTTCGACTTATCGCAAAACAGCAGTCACTAGACTATCTTATTTCTACCTCTTAAAACCAATCTTTCTTGTCTCTTTCCATCCAAAGCTCAACATCCCTGTCATAACCTTCTTGTTCACTAATCTGACCTAACAATTCGTGGTTATGAGTATGGTGAATCCCATTTACCAAACTTTCATAGTAGACCTGGAAATAGGGAAGCTTCAAATCCTTAGCCAACTGCAATTCAGCTTCTACATCATAATCCACTCGACGAAAATCAACATCAGACAAACCTGCTTCATCAAACTCTAAAATCATATACTGGGCACGCAAGTCCTTACGCAACCACGCATCTAAAAAGAAGGGTTGCCCAATCGAACCTGGATTAAGAATCAACTGTCCATCACTTCCATAACGAAGCAACTGTTGGTGAATATGGCCATATACTGCGATAGAGGCGTGTGGATTCGTCACCAATCTATCAAAATCTTCTTGTTTTCCCGTATGAATCAACTCCCTACCCCAGTTTTTATCAGGGAGATGGTGAGTGATTCCCACCATCAAATCACCAAACTGACGATGAACTTGCATGGGTTGATTATTGAGGTCTTCGATTTCTTCAGGGCTGACCTCCTCTAAGATGTACTGACTTTGACGCAGGAGATAACGATGACTCGCTATTGTAGGATCTAACTTGCGATGCAGACCTCGCCAGAGACTATTCTCCCAATTTCCCAGAACTCTTACTGTAATAGGCAAGCTAGCTAAGAGGTCCAAGATCCTTCTACGTCCCGTTCCAGGCATGAGAATATCTCCCAAAAGCCAGTACTCGTCTACCTCCGCCATTCTTGCATCAGCCAGTACAGCTTCCAGAGCTGTCGTATTTCCATGTATATCTGAAAGAACTGCTATTTTAGTCATTCTTTCTCCTTATTTTCCTTCTTTTGTTAGTATTATAACAGAAAACACTCGAAAAGATCACTATCACCGATTACTGGATTAAATTGTAAGAGCTCCTAACTCGTGCTATAATATAAGTAGAGATTTCCCGATTATGTGGTCTACAATATCTCTCAAATATCTCTCCATTTTTGCAGATTGGAGGAATATTGCCATGAAAAAATATCTTAAGTATATCCCATACTACCTTGTCATTCTCTTCTTTTACTGGCCTTTCTATGAGTTGCTTTTACTGCTGATATCTGACCCTTATACGCTAAAAGGACTTTACATTTATAACATCATCCTCTTTTCACCTTTGGTAACCTTCATCGTATCCCTTCTTTATAGCTACCGTTTCCATTTCTCACTCTGGTGGTTGCTGGGAATTGGACTGCTCTATTGCTTTACCATCATCACTTTTGGTGAGTTCATTCTTCTTTATCTCGTAGCCTATGAAGTCTTCGCCCTTCTTGGTATGGCTTCAGGTAGAGGTCTTAGCCATCTTACAAACAAGCAGAAAAGTAAAAAAATAGGATAAAAGCCTTGAAAAATCTCGCAATCATGCTATAATAATGCATAGAGACAAGTCACTTAGTCCCTTTCTACTAGAGAGTGCGTGGTTGCTGGAAACGCATAGAAAGCCTAAACTGATACTACTCTACTGACTTTTATGAAAACATAAAACGGTGGCCACGTTAAAGCCAATCAGAGGTGTCCCTCTTTTTTGAGGAACATGAATGAAGGTGGAACCACGTTGCGACGTCCTTTTAGGATGTCGTTTTTTGTTTGGAGAATAGAGATATTGCCAGATTAAATGAAACATAGCTAAGAAAAGAAGATGGAGGTTGATATGAATAAATCATTGTCTTGGGTGATTCCCTGTGCCTTCCTTGTCGTCTATGTATGGCTAATGAAAACTCTCAGTCTATGGGGGTTAGAGTACATTGTTGTCTTTTCATTTTTTGCATTTGTTCCTCTTTTGCCATTTCTTGCTCCTTTTCTTGGCATCTTAATGTTTTTTAAGAAAAAGAAACTCATCCTATCAGGATATTTTCTAAGTCTAACTGCTGGTATTTATTTAGTTAATGCTATAAGAAACTATCCACTAAGGATATACATGAGAGGTGAGATGACTGATGAACAATATCTGTCTCTAATCCTTTCCTTAGTATGCTATCTATTCATTTCTACGGCTTTCTTTATTTTCAGACTGAAAAAGTTAAAATGAAATTGATTTAGCAAATCAATTGTTATCATTCTTTATAGCTACCGTTTCCATTTCTCACTTTGGTGGTTGCTGAGAATTGGACTGCTCTATTGCTTTACCATCATCACCTTTGGTGAGTTCATTCTTCTTTATCTCGTAGCCTATGAAATCTTCGCCCTACTTGGTATGGCTTCAGGTAGAGGTCTTAGCTATCTTACAAACAAGCAGAAAAGTAAAAAAATAGGATAAAAGCCTTGAAAAATCTCGCAATCATGCTATAATAATGCATAGAGACAAGTCACTTAGTCCCTTTCTACTAGAGAGTGCGTGGTTGCTGGAAACGCATAGAAAGCCTAAACTGATACTACTCTACTGACTTTTATGCAAACATAAAACGGTGGCTACGTTAAAGCCAATCAGAGGTGTCCCTCTTTTTTGAGGAACATAAATGAAGGTGGAACCACGTTGCGACGTCCTTTTATGGATGTCGTTTTTTGTTTGTCAGAAGGAGGTAGAATGATGCTTTATATGATTGGCGGATCGCCTTGTAGTGGAAAATCAACAATTGCCTCACTTCTTGCTAGACGGTATCAACTACTTCATATCAAACTGGATGATTTGATAGAAGAGATGATGAATCAAGCAAGTGCAGACTCACAGCCAATTTGCCTTCTTAGGCAGGATAGAAATCCAGAGCAAATCTGGATGAGAAATCCAGAAGAGATGGCAGTTGAAGAATGGCGCTTTTATGAAGAGATTTTTCCTTATGTAAAATCTTACTTGATAAAAAACTAAGATAGACCTCTCTTGGTGGAGGGGGCAGGACTTTTGCCTCACTTGGTAAAGGAGCTTGAATGCCCAGTATCCTCTTATCTATGCTTGACTCCGACAGCTGATTTTCAAAAAAAGCATTATATACAGAGAGAATGGGTTCCTTATGTCTTAGAGGGTACAACCAACCCTGAACAAGCTTTTAAAAACTGGATGCAACGAGACATTCTTTTTGCTCAAATGGTTCGTAAGGAAGCAGTGAGATTAGGCTATTCTAGCCTCATAACAGATGGTAGTCAATCAGAGAATCAAACTGCGGAAGAGGTTGCTCGGCTCTTAAAATTGTCCAACAAAAATAGAATAAATATTTAAGGAGAACATCATGATTAACATTACTTTCCCAGATGGCGCTGTTCGTGAATTCGAATCTGGCGTTACAACTTTTGAAATTGCCCAATCAATCAGCAATTCTCTAGCTAAAAAGGCCTTAGCTGGTAAATTCAACGGCAAACTCATCGACACTACTCGTGCTATCACTGAAGATGGAAGCATCGAAATCGTGACACCAGATCACGAAGACGCCCTTCCAATCTTGCGTCACTCAGCTGCTCACTTGTTCGCCCAAGCAGCTCGTCGTCTTTTCCCAGACATTCACTTGGGAGTTGGTCCAGCTATCGAAGACGGCTTCTACTACGATACTGACAATACAGCTGGTCAAATCTCCAACGAAGACCTTCCTCGTATCGAAGAAGAAATGCAAAAAATCGTCAAAGAAAACTTCCCATCTATTCGTGAAGAAGTTACTAAAGATGAGGCCCGTGAAATCTTCAAGAACGACCCTTACAAGTTGGAATTGATTGAAGAACACTCTGAAGACGAGGGTGGTTTGACTATCTATCGTCAAGGTGAGTATGTTGACCTCTGCCGTGGTCCTCACGTTCCATCAACAGGTCGTATCCAAATCTTCCACCTTCTCCATGTAGCAGGTGCTTACTGGCGTGGAAATAGCGACAATGCTATGATGCAACGGATCTACGGTACAGCTTGGTTCGACAAGAAAGACTTAAAGAACTACCTTCAAATGCGTGAAGAAGCTAAAGAACGTGACCACCGTAAACTTGGTAAAGAGCTTGACCTCTTCATGATTTCCCAAGAAGTCGGACAAGGTTTGCCATTCTGGTTGCCAAATGGTGCAACTATCCGTCGTGAATTGGAACGCTACATTGTCGACAAGGAGTTAGCTTCTGGCTACCAACACGTCTACACTCCACCACTTGCTTCTGTTGAACTCTACAAGACTTCTGGTCACTGGGATCACTACCAAGAGGACATGTTCCCAACTATGGACATGGGGGACGGTGAAGAGTTTGTCCTTCGTCCAATGAACTGCCCACACCACATCCAAGTCTTTAAACACCATGTTCACTCTTACCGTGAATTGCCAATCCGTATCGCTGAAATCGGTATGATGCACCGCTACGAAAAATCTGGTGCCCTTACTGGTCTTCAACGTGTGCGTGAAATGTCTCTCAACGACGGTCACCTCTTCGTTACTCCAGAACAAATCCAAGAAGAATTCCAACGTGCCCTTCAGTTGATTATCGATGTTTACGAAGACTTCAACTTGACTGAATACCGCTTCCGTCTCTCTCTTCGTGACCCTCAAGATACTCACAAGTACTTTGACAACGATGAGATGTGGGAAAATGCCCAAACCATGCTTCGTGCAGCCCTTGATGAAATGGGTGTTGACTACTTTGAAGCCGAAGGCGAAGCAGCCTTCTACGGACCAAAATTGGATATCCAAGTTAAGACAGCTCTCGGAAAAGAAGAAACCCTTTCGACTATTCAGCTTGACTTCTTGCTTCCAGAACGCTTTGACCTCAAATATATCGGAGCTGACGGTGAAGAACACCGTCCAGTCATGATCCACCGTGGGGTTATCTCAACTATGGAACGCTTTACAGCTATCTTGATTGAGAACTACAAGGGTGCCTTCCCAACATGGCTTGCACCACACCAAGTAACCCTCATCCCAGTTTCTAACGAAAAACACGTGGACTACGCATGGGAAGTGGCTAAGAAACTCCGTGACCATGGTGTCCGTGCTGATGTGGATGAGCGCAATGAAAAAATGCAGTTCAAGATCCGTGCTTCACAAACCAGCAAGATTCCTTACCAATTGATCGTTGGGGACAAGGAAATGGAAGACGGAACTGTCAACGTTCGTCGCTACGGACAAAAAGAAACACAAACTGTCTCAGTTGATGACTTTGTCCAAGCTATCCTTGCTGATATCGCCAACAAATCACGTGTTGAGGAATAAAAAATTAGCACAAAAGCCTCCGATTGGAGGCTTTTTCTCATCTATGTTTACTCAATAACGAGCTTCATTTCAGCGAATTTGATCCGTACGGTTGTTCCTTTTCCGACCTCAGACTCGATGCGAATCTGGTGACCCAGTTCTTCAGAAATTTTCTTAGATAGATAGAGGCCCAGTCCAGATGACTGCTGGGTTAGACGACCATTATAGCCTGAAAACCCACGTTCAAAGACTCGGAGCACATCGCTGTTTTTAATCCCGATTCCCGTATCCTTGATACAGAGCTCCTGACCTTCCATATAAATCTCTAACCCACCTTTCTTGGTGTACTTGAGACTGTTTGAGAGGATTTGTTCAACGACGACCAACAGCCATTTCTTATCAGTCACGATGATTTTGTCAAGGTCATGGAGATTGAGCGTCAGTCCTTTTTGGATAAAGAAAAGGGCATACTTACGAACCACTTCCTTCACCAGATCCTCCACTTGAACCTTTTCAAATACCAAGTCATCGTGGAAGCTCTCCAAACGAAGATACTGCAACACCAGGTTGGTATAGGAGTCAATCTTAAAGATTTCCTGTTCAAGTTGCTGCTTGACCTCACGATCAGAAACTTCTGATACCAAGAGACGACTAGCCGCAATGGGAGTCTTGATCTGGTGAACCCATAAGGTGTAGTAATCCAGCAAATCCGTCAGCTTACTCTGAGCTTCCGACTTCTTTTGATACAATTCAGACTCCCGCTCTTCGAGTTTCTCTGCTAGCGCACATTCCAAAGGAGACTTGGGGTCTCTCTCAGCATAGAGTACTTCCTGCCGGTAAACCTGAGCTTCTGCAAATATATCCCAAGCCAAAAATAAGAAGGTCAAAAAACTACTGAGCAGAAAGAAATAAAGAAAATAAGTTCCTAGACTAGCAAATAAAAACTGAAAGAGAAAGACGAGAAAGCCTAATGAAAAAATATAGGTAAAAACGCGACTGCGAGAACGCAGATAGGCTAGAAAAAATGGTTTCCAATCAAGCATGTTTCAGTCCGTATCCTATCCCTTTCTTGGTTTCGATAAAGGCAGCTAATCCTTGTTCCTCAAGCTTTTTGCGCAAACGAGCCACATTAACAGACAGGGTATTGTCGTCGATAAAAAAGTCGCTGTTCCAGAGTTCCCGCATCAGGTCATCACGGGCTACAATATTGCCCGCATGTTCAAACAAAACTCGTAAAATTTGAAATTCATTCTTGGTTAAGCTCAGAATTTTACCCTGATAGTGCAGGTCCATAGACTTGGTATTGAGAATCACACCTGCATACTCTAGCAAACTTTCATCTCGTCCAAACTCATAGGAACGGCGCAACAAACCCTGAACCTTAGCCAAAAGAACCTGCTGGTCAAAAGGTTTGGTCACAAAGTCATCCGCCCCCATATTGATCGCCATGACGATATCCATAGCCTGATCTCTCGAAGACAGAAACATGATAGGTACCTTGGAAATCTTGCGAATCTCCTGGCACCAGTGATAACCATTAAAAAGAGGCAGACCAATATCCATGAGGACCAGATGAGGTTCCGACTGGACAAATAAACTCAACACTTCCATAAAGTCTTCTACCAAAACGACTTCAAATCCCCACTCAGAGAGCAATTTCCCAACTTGTTGCCGAATAACTTGGTCATCTTCCACTAGTAAAATCTTGTGCATGCGCTCCTCCTTTGCTATTTTTCAAAGTATCAAAACCCTTCATATCAGATTTACGGATCAGTATCTCATACTGTTTAGAAGCCTATTTCCCAAATCCAGATAAGAAAACAGATGCTAAATAGAGAATAATCCCATTGATATCATACCTTATTTTTAACTATAGTTCCAGCCTTATCCTATATTTCCCTTTTTTGTGCTCATTTGGTCCGCGTTTCTTTTACTTAAGGAATAGATTTA harbors:
- a CDS encoding sensor histidine kinase: MLDWKPFFLAYLRSRSRVFTYIFSLGFLVFLFQFLFASLGTYFLYFFLLSSFLTFLFLAWDIFAEAQVYRQEVLYAERDPKSPLECALAEKLEERESELYQKKSEAQSKLTDLLDYYTLWVHQIKTPIAASRLLVSEVSDREVKQQLEQEIFKIDSYTNLVLQYLRLESFHDDLVFEKVQVEDLVKEVVRKYALFFIQKGLTLNLHDLDKIIVTDKKWLLVVVEQILSNSLKYTKKGGLEIYMEGQELCIKDTGIGIKNSDVLRVFERGFSGYNGRLTQQSSGLGLYLSKKISEELGHQIRIESEVGKGTTVRIKFAEMKLVIE
- a CDS encoding metallophosphoesterase family protein, translated to MTKIAVLSDIHGNTTALEAVLADARMAEVDEYWLLGDILMPGTGRRRILDLLASLPITVRVLGNWENSLWRGLHRKLDPTIASHRYLLRQSQYILEEVSPEEIEDLNNQPMQVHRQFGDLMVGITHHLPDKNWGRELIHTGKQEDFDRLVTNPHASIAVYGHIHQQLLRYGSDGQLILNPGSIGQPFFLDAWLRKDLRAQYMILEFDEAGLSDVDFRRVDYDVEAELQLAKDLKLPYFQVYYESLVNGIHHTHNHELLGQISEQEGYDRDVELWMERDKKDWF
- the thrS gene encoding threonine--tRNA ligase gives rise to the protein MINITFPDGAVREFESGVTTFEIAQSISNSLAKKALAGKFNGKLIDTTRAITEDGSIEIVTPDHEDALPILRHSAAHLFAQAARRLFPDIHLGVGPAIEDGFYYDTDNTAGQISNEDLPRIEEEMQKIVKENFPSIREEVTKDEAREIFKNDPYKLELIEEHSEDEGGLTIYRQGEYVDLCRGPHVPSTGRIQIFHLLHVAGAYWRGNSDNAMMQRIYGTAWFDKKDLKNYLQMREEAKERDHRKLGKELDLFMISQEVGQGLPFWLPNGATIRRELERYIVDKELASGYQHVYTPPLASVELYKTSGHWDHYQEDMFPTMDMGDGEEFVLRPMNCPHHIQVFKHHVHSYRELPIRIAEIGMMHRYEKSGALTGLQRVREMSLNDGHLFVTPEQIQEEFQRALQLIIDVYEDFNLTEYRFRLSLRDPQDTHKYFDNDEMWENAQTMLRAALDEMGVDYFEAEGEAAFYGPKLDIQVKTALGKEETLSTIQLDFLLPERFDLKYIGADGEEHRPVMIHRGVISTMERFTAILIENYKGAFPTWLAPHQVTLIPVSNEKHVDYAWEVAKKLRDHGVRADVDERNEKMQFKIRASQTSKIPYQLIVGDKEMEDGTVNVRRYGQKETQTVSVDDFVQAILADIANKSRVEE
- a CDS encoding response regulator transcription factor codes for the protein MHKILLVEDDQVIRQQVGKLLSEWGFEVVLVEDFMEVLSLFVQSEPHLVLMDIGLPLFNGYHWCQEIRKISKVPIMFLSSRDQAMDIVMAINMGADDFVTKPFDQQVLLAKVQGLLRRSYEFGRDESLLEYAGVILNTKSMDLHYQGKILSLTKNEFQILRVLFEHAGNIVARDDLMRELWNSDFFIDDNTLSVNVARLRKKLEEQGLAAFIETKKGIGYGLKHA